Proteins encoded together in one Bacteroidota bacterium window:
- a CDS encoding ferritin family protein produces the protein MREFKSIDDILDFAIDEEQKAVDFYTSLASKATSDDMRKVFEEFAGEEVTHKMRLVKVKEEGLYEMKPEKVADLRIVDFLVNVKPTPDMTYQDALIVAMNKEKAAFKLYMTLSDRAESSQMKELFLGLAQEESKHKLRFELEYDEYVYREN, from the coding sequence ATGAGAGAATTCAAATCAATTGACGATATTCTGGATTTTGCCATCGATGAAGAACAAAAGGCTGTCGATTTTTACACCAGCCTTGCTTCTAAAGCTACTTCCGATGATATGAGAAAAGTGTTTGAGGAGTTTGCCGGAGAAGAGGTAACACATAAGATGCGACTTGTCAAAGTCAAGGAAGAAGGTTTGTATGAGATGAAACCCGAAAAGGTAGCCGATCTTCGGATCGTAGATTTCCTGGTTAATGTAAAACCTACACCCGACATGACTTACCAGGACGCCCTGATAGTTGCCATGAACAAAGAAAAAGCAGCTTTTAAACTTTATATGACACTTTCCGATAGGGCTGAAAGTTCCCAGATGAAAGAATTATTTCTTGGACTGGCCCAGGAAGAATCTAAGCACAAACTTCGTTTTGAGCTCGAATACGACGAGTATGTTTACCGGGAAAACTGA